A genomic region of Cyprinus carpio isolate SPL01 chromosome B13, ASM1834038v1, whole genome shotgun sequence contains the following coding sequences:
- the LOC109103079 gene encoding LOW QUALITY PROTEIN: protein odd-skipped-related 1 (The sequence of the model RefSeq protein was modified relative to this genomic sequence to represent the inferred CDS: deleted 2 bases in 1 codon; substituted 1 base at 1 genomic stop codon): protein MGSKTLPAPVPLHPSLQLANYSFLQTSNGLHLPADHMPSIYSFSALHAVHLHQWTLGYPPFTLPRCTFSKLPGLVDARFPLPSIPLFPHLVQPAKQESPGPGSGASSKSKPRFDFANLAAAATQDDALKAEDLSTNNGHVRSPSLGCLLDVAKLSSPERKPSRGRLPSKTKKEFVCKFCGRHFTKSYNLLIHERTHTDERAMVVTCVICHXGFGGQDEMREVRYIHSKEKPFKCQECGKGFCQSRTLAVHKTLHMQVKELKPAKIK, encoded by the exons ATGGGCAGTAAAACGCTCCCAGCACCCGTGCCCCTTCATCCTTCTCTGCAGCTGGCAAACTATTCCTTCCTTCAGACCTCCAACGGGCTGCATTTGCCTGCCGACCACATGCCCAGCATCTACAGTTTCAGTGCCTTGCACGCTGTCCACCTCCACCAGTGGACTCTGGGCTACCCACCGTTCACTTTGCCACGCTGCACCTTCTCCAAGCTGCCTGGCCTGGTGGACGCCCGCTTCCCTCTCCCCTCAATCCCTCTGTTTCCCCATCTCGTCCAGCCTGCCAAACAGGAGTCCCCCGGGCCTGGGTCTGGAGCGTCTAGCAAAAGCAAACCCCGTTTTGACTTTGCCAACCTGGCGGCGGCCGCCACACAGGATGACGCCCTGAAGGCGGAAGATCTGAGCACTAACAACGGGCACGTGCGCTCGCCCTCATTAGGCTGCCTGCTGGATGTGGCCAAGCTCTCCTCACCGGAAAGAAAACCAAGCCGAGGACGACTCCCATCCAAGACGAAAAAGGAGTTTGTGTGCAAGTTCTGTGGCCGCCACTTCACCAAGTCCTACAACCTGTTGATCCATGAGCGCACGCACACAGATGAGCGTGCT ATGGTTGTGACTTGTGTCATATGTCATTAGGGATTCGGGGGGCAGGATGAGATGAGAGAGGTAAG GTACATCCATTCCAAAGAGAAGCCATTTAAATGCCAGGAGTGTGGAAAGGGTTTCTGTCAGTCCAGAACTCTTGCTGTCCACAAAACATTACACATGCAAGTCAAGGAGCTCAAACCAGCCAAGATAAAGTGA